Proteins from one Panicum virgatum strain AP13 chromosome 7K, P.virgatum_v5, whole genome shotgun sequence genomic window:
- the LOC120642867 gene encoding protein PYRICULARIA ORYZAE RESISTANCE 21-like, with the protein MLTTIIITLDLDCCRWREEIEKIICCFQARTEFVFDKVEYEKDKVILSGTFDADKLCSMLRGCKAGCLIKEIEIVEPDCKPKFETSSCKLIPHPCLNPCPNPCPQPACPTPCPSHQGHCRPVEESACRCPSQKACRCRRCCRDTPCSPVVIIIQDRPDLPCVIM; encoded by the exons ATGCTGACCACCATAATCATCACGCTTGACCTGGACTGCTGCCGCTGGAGGGAAGAGATCGAGAAGATCATATGCTGCTTCCAAG CCCGAACTGAATTCGTCTTCGACAAAGTGGAGTATGAGAAGGACAAGGTGATCCTGTCGGGGACCTTTGACGCCGACAAGCTCTGCTCCATGCTCCGGGGCTGCAAGGCCGGCTGTTTGATAAAGGAGATCGAGATCGTGGAGCCGGATTGCAAGCCCAAGTTCGAGACATCCTCGTGCAAGCTGATACCCCACCCGTGCCTGAACCCATGCCCGAACCCGTGCCCGCAGCCCGCATGCCCGACACCATGCCCCAGTCATCAGGGCCACTGCAGGCCGGTGGAAGAGTCGGCATGCCGGTGCCCGTCTCAGAAGgcgtgccgctgccgccgctgctgccgtgaCACCCCGTGCTCCCcagtcgtcatcatcatccagGATAGACCTGACCTGCCCTGCGTCATCATGTAA